A single Rattus norvegicus strain BN/NHsdMcwi chromosome 5, GRCr8, whole genome shotgun sequence DNA region contains:
- the Tmem269 gene encoding transmembrane protein 269 isoform X2, protein MNQEQNSSQMTEFSWKDVINALSLANMILGLFSIFCSFSRKSHCASWMLLISFLLDIAIGTMTRHFNICHKQGLELNDFAVFTTFGLASALLLGVDGPLNGFLAIIYVLTTSFRLCFYSAGGGSSGYKGLPCPYASCVLASTCLLTKGNTFILCCMASLMILFMIDQSCYPHDEILDSDNWKKIVYIGGVILLFFSPFPLTAFYCLTWSLSYIFSPDTLWGRGVCIKL, encoded by the exons ATGAACCAAGAGCAGAACAGTTCTCAGATGACTGAATTTTCCTGGAAAGATGTTATTAATGCTTTGTCCCTGGCCAACATGATCCTGGGGCTCTTCTCCATCTTCTGCAGCTTCAGCAG GAAATcacactgtgcttcctggatgcTTCTGATCAGCTTCCTGTTAGACATTGCAATAGGGACGATGACCAGACACTTCAACATCTGCCACAAACAGG GACTCGAGCTGAATGACTTTGCTGTCTTCACCACCTTTGGCCTTGCCTCAGCGCTGCTCCTTGGTGTGGATGGGCCTCTGAATGGGTTCCTGGCCATCATCTATGTGCTAACCACTTCTTTCCGCCTGTGTTTTTATTCAGCTG GAGGAGGTTCCTCTGGATACAAGGGCTTACCCTGCCCCTATGCTTCCTGTGTTTTGGCCTCCACCTGCCTTCTAACTAAAGGCAATACATTCATTCTTTGCTGCATGGCTTCACTCATGATTCTCTTCATGATCGACCAGAGTTGCTACCCACATGATGAAATCCTAGATTCAGACAACTGGAAAAAAATTGTTTATATAGGAG gTGTTATCCTGCTGTTTTTTTCTCCGTTCCCGCTCACCGCCTTTTATTGCCTGACTTGGTCGCTCTCCTACATCTTCTCTCCTGATACCCTTTGGGGCAGAGGAGTTTGTATTAAGCTCTAG
- the Tmem269 gene encoding transmembrane protein 269: MLGTRGSNLHPSCIPSRKKRRQGHRAMNQEQNSSQMTEFSWKDVINALSLANMILGLFSIFCSFSRKSHCASWMLLISFLLDIAIGTMTRHFNICHKQGLELNDFAVFTTFGLASALLLGVDGPLNGFLAIIYVLTTSFRLCFYSAGGGSSGYKGLPCPYASCVLASTCLLTKGNTFILCCMASLMILFMIDQSCYPHDEILDSDNWKKIVYIGGVILLFFSPFPLTAFYCLTWSLSYIFSPDTLWGRGVCIKL; encoded by the exons ATGCTTGGCACAAGAGGCTCCAATCTGCACCCAAGTTGCATCCCctctaggaaaaaaagaagacaag GTCATCGCGCCATGAACCAAGAGCAGAACAGTTCTCAGATGACTGAATTTTCCTGGAAAGATGTTATTAATGCTTTGTCCCTGGCCAACATGATCCTGGGGCTCTTCTCCATCTTCTGCAGCTTCAGCAG GAAATcacactgtgcttcctggatgcTTCTGATCAGCTTCCTGTTAGACATTGCAATAGGGACGATGACCAGACACTTCAACATCTGCCACAAACAGG GACTCGAGCTGAATGACTTTGCTGTCTTCACCACCTTTGGCCTTGCCTCAGCGCTGCTCCTTGGTGTGGATGGGCCTCTGAATGGGTTCCTGGCCATCATCTATGTGCTAACCACTTCTTTCCGCCTGTGTTTTTATTCAGCTG GAGGAGGTTCCTCTGGATACAAGGGCTTACCCTGCCCCTATGCTTCCTGTGTTTTGGCCTCCACCTGCCTTCTAACTAAAGGCAATACATTCATTCTTTGCTGCATGGCTTCACTCATGATTCTCTTCATGATCGACCAGAGTTGCTACCCACATGATGAAATCCTAGATTCAGACAACTGGAAAAAAATTGTTTATATAGGAG gTGTTATCCTGCTGTTTTTTTCTCCGTTCCCGCTCACCGCCTTTTATTGCCTGACTTGGTCGCTCTCCTACATCTTCTCTCCTGATACCCTTTGGGGCAGAGGAGTTTGTATTAAGCTCTAG
- the Tmem269 gene encoding transmembrane protein 269 isoform X1, which produces MASGLRERMAMYAMRKDKRHHCWKVHLHSYQPLMLPGLMLGTRGSNLHPSCIPSRKKRRQGHRAMNQEQNSSQMTEFSWKDVINALSLANMILGLFSIFCSFSRKSHCASWMLLISFLLDIAIGTMTRHFNICHKQGLELNDFAVFTTFGLASALLLGVDGPLNGFLAIIYVLTTSFRLCFYSAGGGSSGYKGLPCPYASCVLASTCLLTKGNTFILCCMASLMILFMIDQSCYPHDEILDSDNWKKIVYIGGVILLFFSPFPLTAFYCLTWSLSYIFSPDTLWGRGVCIKL; this is translated from the exons ATGGCCTCTGGCCTCCGGGAAAGAATGGCAATGTACGCGATGAGGAAGGACAAGAGACACCATTGCTGGAAAGTACACCTTCATTCTTACCAGCCTCTCATGCTGCCTG GCCTCATGCTTGGCACAAGAGGCTCCAATCTGCACCCAAGTTGCATCCCctctaggaaaaaaagaagacaag GTCATCGCGCCATGAACCAAGAGCAGAACAGTTCTCAGATGACTGAATTTTCCTGGAAAGATGTTATTAATGCTTTGTCCCTGGCCAACATGATCCTGGGGCTCTTCTCCATCTTCTGCAGCTTCAGCAG GAAATcacactgtgcttcctggatgcTTCTGATCAGCTTCCTGTTAGACATTGCAATAGGGACGATGACCAGACACTTCAACATCTGCCACAAACAGG GACTCGAGCTGAATGACTTTGCTGTCTTCACCACCTTTGGCCTTGCCTCAGCGCTGCTCCTTGGTGTGGATGGGCCTCTGAATGGGTTCCTGGCCATCATCTATGTGCTAACCACTTCTTTCCGCCTGTGTTTTTATTCAGCTG GAGGAGGTTCCTCTGGATACAAGGGCTTACCCTGCCCCTATGCTTCCTGTGTTTTGGCCTCCACCTGCCTTCTAACTAAAGGCAATACATTCATTCTTTGCTGCATGGCTTCACTCATGATTCTCTTCATGATCGACCAGAGTTGCTACCCACATGATGAAATCCTAGATTCAGACAACTGGAAAAAAATTGTTTATATAGGAG gTGTTATCCTGCTGTTTTTTTCTCCGTTCCCGCTCACCGCCTTTTATTGCCTGACTTGGTCGCTCTCCTACATCTTCTCTCCTGATACCCTTTGGGGCAGAGGAGTTTGTATTAAGCTCTAG